Below is a window of Deltaproteobacteria bacterium DNA.
CTCATGGATGCTCAGCCGGACACGCCCGAGATCGACGAACTCGAATTACTGACCGCACTTGTGGAGATGTATGAGGATCAGCACTTTCCCATCGATCCGCCTGATCCCATCCAGGCGATCAAGTTCCGGATGGAACAACTGGAGCTGACGCAGAAACACATGATCCCATATATTGGCAACAAGAGTAAGGTATCCGAGGTCTTGAACGGCAAGCGCCCGCTTACACTGGCCATGATGAGGTCCCTCAATAAAAATCTAGGGATACCGGCCGAGGTGTTGCTAAACGAGCCGGATGCCTGTTTTCCGGAAGAAATGCAAGATCTGCAGTGGACTAAATTTCCGTTGGTTGAAATGTCTATCCGATGTTGGATACCAAAGGTGAAAAACCCAAAGGAGAATGCCGAAGAGTTGATACGCAACTTTATTGCGCGGGCCGGCGGAATGGGATCGGTTCCAGTAGCGCTTTTTCGTCAGGGCCACTACGTGCGCTGCAGCTCGAAAATGGATCCATATGCCCTGACGGCGTGGTGTATTCGTGTGTTGGCGCTCGCCCGAGAAAATCCCCTAAGAGGCAAATATGCCGCTGGTTCGATCAGACAGAGTGCGCAGCAGGAAATAGCCCGGCTGAGCTATTTTGAAAACGGCCCTTTATTGGCAAAAGAGTATTTGGGAAAACAGGGGATTCACCTAATTGTGGTTCGCCACCTGCCCAAGACCTATCTGGATGGGGCCGCTATGTTAATGCAGGATGGAACACCGGTAGTTGGTCTGACGCTTCGCCATGACAGAATTGATAATTTCTGGTTTTGTTTGTTACATGAGCTTGCACATGTTT
It encodes the following:
- a CDS encoding transcriptional regulator; amino-acid sequence: MISRLIKTEEDYEKALSRIEALMDAQPDTPEIDELELLTALVEMYEDQHFPIDPPDPIQAIKFRMEQLELTQKHMIPYIGNKSKVSEVLNGKRPLTLAMMRSLNKNLGIPAEVLLNEPDACFPEEMQDLQWTKFPLVEMSIRCWIPKVKNPKENAEELIRNFIARAGGMGSVPVALFRQGHYVRCSSKMDPYALTAWCIRVLALARENPLRGKYAAGSIRQSAQQEIARLSYFENGPLLAKEYLGKQGIHLIVVRHLPKTYLDGAAMLMQDGTPVVGLTLRHDRIDNFWFCLLHELAHVSKHLTTSDRIIIDDLDLRPHDADSENKIEKEADEMAREALVPQKVWEKNPIGGKATTTKIYSLAEQLKIHPAIVAGRVRYEQNNYRLLSRYVGNGQVSKHFAESCSDTAP